The following proteins come from a genomic window of Deltaproteobacteria bacterium:
- the galU gene encoding UTP--glucose-1-phosphate uridylyltransferase GalU — translation MIRKVVFPAAGFGTRFLPATKASPKEMLPLVDKPLIQHGVEEAKAAGIRDMIIVTGRGKNAIEDHFDVSFELEAMLKKKGDGALLSSVRRVTDGADFFYVRQNLPLGLGHAVLRSMDLVGQEPFAVILSDDVIDAEVPVLKQMIEAYEKYSAGAVLAIQRVPKEAVSRYGIIRGKRIADGVYDVVDMVEKPKPAEAPSDLAIIGRYILPPSIFPALLATKPGAGGEIQLTDAIRSLIGMERVIGFEFEGIRYDAGTKLGFQMANIAFALKDPELGPGLRAFLKKEKLT, via the coding sequence ATGATCCGGAAGGTGGTGTTCCCCGCGGCGGGGTTCGGGACGCGGTTTTTGCCGGCGACGAAGGCTTCACCCAAGGAGATGCTCCCCCTGGTGGACAAGCCCCTCATCCAGCACGGGGTCGAGGAGGCGAAAGCCGCCGGGATACGGGACATGATCATCGTGACCGGCCGCGGAAAGAACGCCATCGAGGACCACTTCGACGTCTCCTTCGAGCTGGAGGCCATGCTGAAGAAGAAGGGGGACGGCGCCCTGCTCTCCTCCGTCCGCCGCGTCACCGACGGGGCCGACTTCTTTTACGTCCGCCAGAACCTCCCTCTGGGGCTGGGTCACGCGGTGCTCCGGTCGATGGACCTGGTCGGCCAGGAGCCGTTCGCCGTCATCCTCTCGGATGATGTGATCGACGCCGAGGTCCCCGTGTTGAAGCAGATGATCGAGGCATACGAGAAGTACAGCGCCGGCGCGGTCCTCGCGATCCAGCGCGTCCCGAAGGAGGCGGTCTCCCGGTACGGGATCATCCGGGGGAAGCGGATCGCGGACGGGGTGTACGATGTGGTGGACATGGTGGAGAAGCCGAAGCCCGCGGAGGCGCCGTCGGACCTTGCGATCATCGGCCGATACATCCTCCCTCCGTCGATCTTTCCGGCTCTCCTTGCGACGAAGCCCGGGGCGGGGGGCGAGATCCAGCTGACCGACGCCATCCGGTCCCTGATCGGGATGGAGCGGGTCATCGGGTTCGAGTTCGAGGGGATCCGGTACGACGCGGGGACGAAGCTCGGCTTCCAGATGGCGAACATCGCCTTCGCGCTGAAAGACCCGGAACTCGGCCCGGGGCTACGGGCATTTCTAAAGAAGGAGAAATTGACGTGA
- the lon gene encoding endopeptidase La: protein MTDEAKKTDLPARTGEEDRPDAEEAPRAGEGGAAPNGEEPIVEVPKAETPSGEEKENGPEIPEVLPLLPVRDIVIFPYMTLPLFVGREGSVAAVDEALARDRYIFLATQRDPSVEDPKEGDLYRTGTVAMIMRMLKLPDGRLKILIQGVVKAKIVEFIEAKPAVRVRIDRIVESPMKEGSLEVEALMRASREKIEKILSLKNMPVEILMVTENINNPGVLADLVASNLRLKIEEAQSVLEEEDPVVRLNLVSNLLSRELQLAEMQAKIQNQAKEEMSKSQREYFLREQMKAIKQELGDIDGKSEEADDLKGKIEAAGMPEEVKKEAEKQLRRLEGMHPDSAESSVVRTYLDWMVELPWKKETKDNIRIGKAKEILDEDHHDLEKVKERILEYLSVRKLKDKMKGPILCFVGPPGVGKTSLGKSIARAMGRKFIRMSLGGIRDEAEIRGHRRTYVGALPGRVIQGMKQAGTRNPVFMLDEIDKVGADFRGDPSAALLEVLDPEQNFAFSDNYLNVPFDLSKVLFIATANVIDPVPPALKDRMEIIHLSGYTDVDKLAIAKKYLLPRQIEENGIRRGKITMRDKAILAIIHEYTREAGLRNLEREIGQVCRKLARKMAEGEKGPFAVTPKTLAKYLGAPRNLSETEGEVDEVGVATGLAWTPTGGDILFVEVSLVDGKGNVMITGYLGDVMKESAQAAITYVRSRAGKLGLPRNFYAKRDIHIHVPSGGIPKDGPSAGITIATALVSSLTGIPVRRNVAMTGEITLRGRVLPIGGLKEKALAALRAGINHVIAPARNGKDLEEIPRHEARQVRFTLVKTMDEVLSLALTRDPFSAKKASKTPKRASRAKGPR from the coding sequence ATGACCGACGAGGCGAAGAAGACGGATTTGCCGGCGCGGACCGGGGAGGAAGACCGTCCCGACGCGGAGGAAGCGCCCCGCGCCGGCGAGGGCGGCGCGGCCCCCAACGGAGAGGAGCCGATCGTGGAGGTCCCGAAGGCGGAAACACCTTCCGGGGAGGAGAAGGAGAACGGCCCGGAGATCCCCGAGGTGCTCCCGCTGCTGCCGGTGCGCGACATCGTCATCTTCCCGTACATGACCTTGCCGCTGTTCGTGGGGAGGGAAGGTTCGGTCGCGGCGGTGGACGAGGCGCTGGCGCGGGACCGGTACATCTTTCTCGCCACGCAGAGGGACCCGTCCGTGGAAGACCCGAAGGAGGGGGACCTCTACCGCACGGGCACGGTGGCGATGATCATGCGGATGCTGAAGCTCCCCGACGGCCGGCTGAAAATCCTCATCCAGGGCGTTGTGAAGGCGAAGATCGTCGAGTTCATCGAGGCGAAGCCCGCGGTGCGCGTCCGGATCGACCGGATCGTCGAGTCCCCGATGAAGGAGGGGTCCCTCGAGGTGGAGGCGCTGATGCGCGCTTCCCGGGAGAAGATCGAGAAGATCCTGTCGCTCAAGAACATGCCGGTCGAGATCCTGATGGTCACCGAGAACATCAACAATCCCGGCGTGCTCGCCGACCTCGTGGCGTCGAACCTGCGCCTGAAGATCGAGGAGGCGCAATCGGTGCTCGAGGAGGAAGACCCCGTCGTGCGGCTGAACCTGGTCAGCAACCTCCTCTCCCGCGAGCTGCAGCTGGCGGAGATGCAGGCGAAGATCCAGAACCAGGCGAAGGAGGAGATGTCCAAGAGCCAGCGGGAGTATTTCCTGCGGGAGCAGATGAAGGCGATCAAGCAGGAGCTGGGCGACATCGACGGGAAGTCCGAGGAGGCCGACGACCTGAAGGGAAAGATCGAGGCCGCCGGGATGCCCGAGGAGGTGAAAAAGGAGGCGGAGAAGCAGCTCCGTCGCCTGGAGGGGATGCACCCGGACTCGGCCGAGTCGTCCGTGGTGCGCACCTACCTCGACTGGATGGTGGAGCTCCCCTGGAAGAAGGAGACGAAGGACAACATCCGCATCGGAAAGGCGAAGGAGATCCTCGACGAGGACCACCATGACCTCGAGAAGGTCAAGGAGCGGATCCTCGAATACCTGTCCGTGCGCAAGCTGAAGGACAAGATGAAGGGGCCGATCCTCTGCTTCGTCGGTCCCCCGGGCGTCGGGAAAACGTCCCTCGGGAAGTCGATCGCGCGCGCGATGGGGCGGAAGTTCATCCGCATGTCCCTGGGCGGCATCCGGGACGAGGCGGAGATCCGCGGCCACCGCCGGACGTACGTGGGGGCGCTTCCCGGTCGTGTCATCCAGGGGATGAAGCAGGCCGGGACGCGCAACCCGGTCTTCATGTTGGACGAGATCGACAAGGTGGGGGCCGACTTCCGGGGAGACCCGTCCGCCGCGCTGCTCGAGGTGCTGGACCCCGAGCAGAACTTCGCGTTCAGCGACAACTACCTGAACGTCCCCTTCGATCTTTCGAAGGTCCTGTTCATCGCCACGGCGAACGTGATCGACCCCGTCCCGCCGGCGCTCAAGGACCGGATGGAGATCATCCACCTGTCGGGATACACCGACGTCGACAAGCTGGCGATCGCGAAGAAATACCTGTTGCCGCGCCAGATCGAGGAGAACGGGATCCGGCGGGGAAAGATCACGATGAGGGACAAGGCGATCCTCGCCATCATCCACGAATACACGCGGGAGGCGGGGCTGCGAAACCTCGAGCGGGAGATCGGCCAGGTGTGCCGGAAGCTGGCCCGGAAGATGGCCGAGGGAGAGAAGGGGCCCTTCGCCGTCACGCCGAAGACCCTCGCGAAGTACCTCGGGGCCCCACGGAACCTTTCGGAAACGGAGGGGGAGGTCGACGAGGTCGGCGTCGCGACGGGCCTTGCCTGGACGCCGACGGGGGGAGACATCCTCTTCGTCGAGGTGTCCCTTGTCGACGGGAAGGGAAACGTGATGATCACCGGGTACCTCGGCGACGTGATGAAGGAGAGCGCCCAGGCGGCGATCACCTACGTCCGTTCGCGCGCGGGAAAGCTCGGGCTGCCGCGGAATTTCTACGCGAAACGCGACATCCACATCCATGTCCCGTCGGGGGGAATCCCGAAGGACGGCCCTTCCGCCGGGATCACGATCGCGACGGCACTTGTCTCCTCGCTCACCGGAATCCCCGTCCGCAGGAACGTGGCGATGACCGGCGAGATCACCCTCCGTGGCCGCGTCCTTCCGATCGGCGGCCTGAAGGAGAAGGCGCTGGCGGCGCTTCGCGCCGGGATCAACCATGTGATCGCCCCGGCCCGGAACGGGAAAGACCTCGAGGAGATCCCTCGCCACGAGGCTCGGCAGGTGCGCTTCACGCTGGTGAAGAC
- a CDS encoding Hsp20/alpha crystallin family protein yields the protein MSRKIGVSRARQKSPGEVGEEGAAARRTGHVLLLDLPVESACQPPSDVVEVDDVVRVLLEIPGVPAACVQVRVLGNRIEITGEKTPDFPAGETSFLCLERTFGKFQRAFEVRGSVNLGEVSARMANGILVITIPKIAERRGRERRIQVTTG from the coding sequence GTGAGCCGAAAGATCGGGGTTTCCCGCGCGCGGCAAAAGTCTCCGGGGGAGGTCGGGGAGGAGGGTGCGGCGGCCCGCCGGACCGGGCATGTCCTGCTGCTCGACCTCCCGGTGGAATCCGCCTGCCAGCCGCCCTCCGACGTCGTGGAGGTGGACGACGTCGTCCGGGTCCTGCTGGAGATCCCGGGAGTCCCGGCCGCGTGCGTGCAGGTCCGGGTGCTGGGGAACCGGATCGAGATCACCGGGGAGAAGACCCCGGATTTTCCCGCGGGGGAGACTTCCTTCCTCTGCCTGGAACGGACCTTCGGGAAGTTCCAGCGGGCCTTCGAAGTGAGGGGCTCGGTGAACCTGGGGGAGGTATCGGCGCGGATGGCGAACGGGATCCTCGTGATCACGATCCCGAAGATCGCGGAACGACGCGGTCGGGAGCGCCGGATCCAGGTGACGACCGGATGA